In Desulfoferula mesophila, the genomic window CGGATGCCCATAATATCCAGGCCCGGATTGGCGTCGACCACCGCCTGCAAAGGGATGATTTTCAGGATTTTGCCGCTGGACGCCTCGATCTGCACCAGGCAGTCCTTGCGCATGGGGTTGTCGGCGGTGGGGCCCCACACCCACAGGGTGCCGTCGTCGCCCAGGGTGATGGAGTGGTGGTAGCCTCCCCTTAGGCGCCAGACGAGGTTGCCGCACCAGTCGTATTTGGTCAGGGAGTTGCCGTTGTCGTAAGCCACGTAGATGGAGCCGTCGGGGCCGATGTCAAAGCCGTGGGGGAACACGTTGGCGTCGTCGCGGTGCTCCCAGGGGACGTCTTCCTGGCTGGGCTTCCACAGGTGCTTCACCTTGCCGTCCGGTCCCAGCAAAACCACCCCGTAGCGCTTGTCGTCAAAATCGAAGGCCCCGAAGATGACCCGGTACATCTTGGGGGCGTCCGGGGACAGGTACATCCTGGGGGGCAGCCTGCGCGAGCGAATGGGCAGGCCTTCCAGGTTCTGGTATTCGCGGTTGCCGGGGGCCTTGAAGTCCATGGTCACCAGATGCCGGGAAGGCACGATGTCCAAATCGTTGGCCAGCTTTTCTTCCCAGGTGGTGTTGCCCTCGCCCTGGAACCAGGCCTCCAATTGCTGCACTATGGGATAGGGCCAGGCGCGGGTGGAGTAGACGTACAGGCCCGCGCCGAAACCGACCAACAGCACCAGCCACCCGGCGGTTACCACCCGCCAGAAGGCGGCGCGGAAAACAAAGGGCCAGAAGCGGGCCACCCATCCCCAGAAATCGCGCCCCTTGCGGCGCGCCGGCCAGGCCAGCAACTCGCCGAGGAGCCAAAAGACCACCCCGCCGCCCACCGCCCCCGCCGGCAGGCGCACCGCGGCCTCGCCCCAGCCGTGATGACTCAACCAAAGTAATTGGGTAATCGCGCCGATGAAGGCGCCCAGCAGGGCCAGCGGGAGACGGGAAAAAAACGCGCGCATGGTGCG contains:
- a CDS encoding arylsulfotransferase family protein → MRAFFSRLPLALLGAFIGAITQLLWLSHHGWGEAAVRLPAGAVGGGVVFWLLGELLAWPARRKGRDFWGWVARFWPFVFRAAFWRVVTAGWLVLLVGFGAGLYVYSTRAWPYPIVQQLEAWFQGEGNTTWEEKLANDLDIVPSRHLVTMDFKAPGNREYQNLEGLPIRSRRLPPRMYLSPDAPKMYRVIFGAFDFDDKRYGVVLLGPDGKVKHLWKPSQEDVPWEHRDDANVFPHGFDIGPDGSIYVAYDNGNSLTKYDWCGNLVWRLRGGYHHSITLGDDGTLWVWGPTADNPMRKDCLVQIEASSGKILKIIPLQAVVDANPGLDIMGIRQLDEHSRSTWVLDGGGKWHPNDIDPLPKDLAPHYPGFKAGDLLLSLRSVDLVMVMDPVTLKVKWWRQGQTRRQHDPDWNQRGTITVFDNNMHRGVSRIIEIDPKTYKSKVLLPGAKYNFYSHIQGKHQMLPDGGMLITSPQQGRVFEVDKNGKVVFEFLNTYDDKNRFLSVSEAKALPLDYFKELPKCE